The Bacteroidales bacterium sequence ACTTGTTGAAATTAAATAATTTTTGGTTGCAGATGCCACAGGTAAGAATTTATTTCCTGCTCCATATTTTGTGTAATTATTGTTTGATTGCCAGCCTGTAAAACCTTGGTTTGCTAATGTTCCCGATGTGGTATTCCATGCGGGAATATTATTCAGATAAACAGCATTATGTATATTACACCGGATACAAAGGTTTGAATTATTATTTTGTGTAACAATTCCGTTTGTACAAGAAGTAAAAATATTTCCCAGATAATTTAAATTAGTATTGGAACTATTGGGGGCTGCTTTGATACTGCTTCCATAATTGCCGGAGTTGCTTATGTTTATTCCAGTTGTTAAGCCTATAAAGTTATTGTTAGTAATTTCTAAACCGGATGCATTGGAGGTTTTAATACCATAAGCATAAGGTGAAGAAGGATAACTATTATTAAACTGGTTCCCATCATGTATTTTGTATCCCCTGCCGCTATTAATATATATGGCTGTACCATCATCGGCAGCTAAGGTTCCTGAGGTAATGCCGGGAATATTATTAAATGTACAATTGGTAATATCATACCCGCTTTGCAGTGTTAACGTGGTATTATCTATATGTATTCCTTGCCTCAAATTATTAAATTCAGAACTCTCTATGCTTGTTTGTTGAGCATCGGTAGAAAAAATACCGTATTCGAGATTGTTAAAGCGAATAACGTTGCCAGATATTCTTAACCCTTTAATATTGGTTATCTGAATACCAACATCTGTGCGTTGATTGGGGTTTGCTTTCCCTACCCACGGATTATGTATGTTGGGATAAGGATGGAGGTGATTGCTATTGTAATGAGCATCTATGAGAGGTGCTGTACAAATAAAGTTACAATAAGTAATCACATTGCTAATTCCATCATTTGTTTGACTGTTTTTTGGCAAAAATTTAATTCCAATTCCATTGTTAACAAATTGTATATTTTTAGTCATTACAATCACTCCACCTGCCATAGAGTTATCAAAAGCCCATGACCAATCATTTGACACATGCCTGCCACATACATTATCCTTGCGAGCGCCTAAAAGCACCGCAATATAAGCATTTTCTATTTTACAGTTTGGACCCATGTTCAAAACCCCCTGTATAATATTAGAAGAAATATAATTAGGTGAGCCCCAAACTTCTATACCCTGCCACATATAATCGCAATGCATGCCCATACTGGTTAAGGTTACATTTGCCCCAATTATAAGCTTAGCTCCTCTTTTTATAATGATACGTCCATCGGGTGCAAATCTTAGAATACTGTTGTCCGTTATGTTTAGGGTGGCTCCATATTCTACTACCAAGTCTCCTTTTATGGTTTTGTTTCCACTTATAGTGTTATTTGAAAATGGTGGATAAGTAACATTATTATAGTCGTATGTAGCATTGCAAACGCATTGCGATGGTTGTATATAAATGGTCTGCGAAGTAGTGCTGCTTCCACATTCGTTATAGGCTGTAAGACTAACGCAGTAAGTTCCAAAATCATTAAATGTATGAACTGGATTTACCTGGGTTGAAGTACTACCATCGCCAAAGTTCCAGAGGTAAGTGGTGGCATTATGTGATGTATTAGTAAAAGAAATAGGGTTATTTAAAAA is a genomic window containing:
- a CDS encoding PKD domain-containing protein — its product is SSYTPSLCGNETNGSITVVANGGNIPYTYNIGNGAQTSNVFQGLTAGTYTVTVTDANGCTATQTVNIISLPLPLADYSINETCLFLNNPISFTNTSHNATTYLWNFGDGSTSTQVNPVHTFNDFGTYCVSLTAYNECGSSTTSQTIYIQPSQCVCNATYDYNNVTYPPFSNNTISGNKTIKGDLVVEYGATLNITDNSILRFAPDGRIIIKRGAKLIIGANVTLTSMGMHCDYMWQGIEVWGSPNYISSNIIQGVLNMGPNCKIENAYIAVLLGARKDNVCGRHVSNDWSWAFDNSMAGGVIVMTKNIQFVNNGIGIKFLPKNSQTNDGISNVITYCNFICTAPLIDAHYNSNHLHPYPNIHNPWVGKANPNQRTDVGIQITNIKGLRISGNVIRFNNLEYGIFSTDAQQTSIESSEFNNLRQGIHIDNTTLTLQSGYDITNCTFNNIPGITSGTLAADDGTAIYINSGRGYKIHDGNQFNNSYPSSPYAYGIKTSNASGLEITNNNFIGLTTGINISNSGNYGSSIKAAPNSSNTNLNYLGNIFTSCTNGIVTQNNNSNLCIRCNIHNAVYLNNIPAWNTTSGTLANQGFTGWQSNNNYTKYGAGNKFLPVASATKNYLISTSAYNYIHHIAPPEYVPYVYPPITKTPMTNVSFLDNTISCPFPNIIPPTIITASTPLNAPVFLRIDSLNNAIAALQQQYDNLLTIADKGQTQTLLDAIMASPPSGQLKNMLMADSPLSDTVLIALNVYNPLSPGNYKNVMEENLPVSRKVAPSFYNRVETLPNGIKNQLKALQANNPGKTTIGSVELQLDQTKQIKALYFSSVISALLDSTVNRKADAITLLEREGTPEANLILASTYMSDSNYTAAAAKIAQLPDDNGAYSDWKAYATMLLTHFEQGKTLEELDSNQIAYIRTLAYQCPDEMTTANAKAVLFYLYRETVPPCPAIQAKAQKLNDKTNSPTSFLGNNYPDPFNNHTIIPYCLPEGVKGELMVKDASGKIMLITPLSNTEDKIEINTKKWATGIYFYGLRIDDGREVENRKMIKTE